Proteins encoded by one window of Salvia splendens isolate huo1 chromosome 7, SspV2, whole genome shotgun sequence:
- the LOC121811230 gene encoding protein trichome birefringence-like 36 has translation MADFQTNNPLLLSLFFLLSLSSSLIQSSNYDQQELQWLDDKDDEISMFQSRHSSLRSCDFSKGKWVYDQTYPLYDANCPYLSSAVTCRKNGRPDSDYEKWRWKPHGCSIPRFDALDFLGRMRRKRIMLVGDSIMRNQWESLVCLVQSVVPTARKSVIYNGPTMAFLALDFEMSIEFCWAPFLVELKREADGKRILHLDLIEENAKYWRGVDVLVFDSAHWWTHSDKRSSWDFVMEGNNVYKGINPSLAYEKGMRTWAKWIDLNLDPRRTKVFFRTMSPRHNKENGGKCSKDTEPLKYLTRPHVPEPMVVLVKVLRSMEFPVSFQDVMTLSDLRRDGHPSVYARVAGGKNNQLVKDHSSDCSHWCLPGVPDTWNEILYAML, from the exons ATGGCAGACTTCCAAACCAATAACCCTCTccttctctccctcttctttcttctctccctctcctcctcTCTCATCCAATCCTCCAATTACGACCAACAAGAGCTCCAGTGGCTAGACGACAAAGATGACGAGATCTCCATGTTCCAAAGCAGACACTCATCCCTCAGAAGCTGCGATTTCAGCAAAGGAAAATGGGTCTACGATCAAACCTACCCTCTCTACGACGCCAACTGCCCCTACCTAAGCAGCGCCGTCACCTGCCGCAAAAACGGCCGCCCCGACTCCGACTACGAGAAGTGGAGGTGGAAGCCACATGGCTGCTCTATTCCTAG GTTTGATGCATTGGATTTTCTTGGAAGGATGAGGAGGAAGAGGATCATGCTGGTGGGTGATTCCATAATGAGGAACCAGTGGGAGTCCCTCGTTTGCTTGGTCCAGTCCGTGGTCCCGACAGCGCGAAAATCGGTCATCTACAACGGCCCTACTATGGCCTTTCTTGCTCTA GATTTTGAGATGTCTATTGAGTTCTGTTGGGCTCCTTTCTTGGTGGAGTTGAAGAGAGAGGCTGATGGGAAGAGAATACTGCACCtagatttgattgaggagaatgCCAAGTATTGGAGAGGTGTGGATGTCCTCGTGTTTGATTCGGCTCATTGGTGGACTCACTCGGACAAACGAAGCTC GTGGGATTTTGTGATGGAGGGGAACAATGTGTACAAAGGCATCAATCCATCACTTGCTTATGAGAAAGGGATGAGAACTTGGGCAAAGTGGATTGACCTAAATCTTGATCCTAGGAGGACTAAAGTGTTCTTTAGAACCATGTCACCTAGACATAACAA GGAAAATGGAGGGAAGTGTAGTAAAGATACGGAGCCGTTGAAGTATCTAACCCGACCTCATGTCCCGGAGCCAATGGTGGTTCTGGTGAAGGTGCTGAGGAGCATGGAGTTCCCGGTGTCGTTTCAGGATGTGATGACGTTGTCGGATTTGAGACGGGACGGTCACCCCTCGGTCTATGCCCGGGTAGCCGGGGGGAAGAACAACCAGCTAGTGAAGGATCACAGCTCTGATTGTAGCCATTGGTGTCTGCCTGGAGTGCCTGATACTTGGAATGAGATCTTGTATGCAATGCTTTGA